In Streptomyces sp. NBC_01717, one DNA window encodes the following:
- a CDS encoding T4 family baseplate hub assembly chaperone gives MTPTGPAELLATWEAGLAQHDSGRSLLLHRAARPGAGTDALLSMPIGEREADLFALRRALFGERMQVRVECTECGEAMEFDLDATLFGTRTRTPGGPLRVEEDGWTIEFRLPTVADLAVAGAVPDPDGARRLLMARCTVSAVRDGEAVSPERLAALLSERVQRQLAETAASADPASDVTLNVACPECGEATPAELDITSYLWTELDTWARDLMLDVHLLATAYGWSEPEILALSPLRRRYYLELCADA, from the coding sequence ATGACGCCGACGGGGCCGGCCGAACTGCTCGCCACCTGGGAGGCCGGGCTTGCGCAGCACGACTCGGGAAGGTCTCTGCTGCTGCACCGGGCGGCCCGCCCCGGGGCCGGCACCGACGCGTTGCTGTCGATGCCGATCGGCGAACGGGAGGCGGATCTGTTCGCGCTGCGCCGGGCGCTGTTCGGCGAGCGCATGCAGGTGCGGGTCGAGTGCACGGAGTGCGGCGAGGCCATGGAGTTCGACCTCGACGCGACGCTGTTCGGCACCCGCACGCGGACGCCGGGCGGGCCGCTGCGAGTGGAGGAGGACGGGTGGACGATCGAGTTCCGGCTGCCCACCGTCGCCGACCTCGCGGTGGCCGGCGCGGTGCCCGATCCCGACGGAGCCCGTCGGCTGCTCATGGCGCGCTGCACCGTGTCGGCCGTACGGGACGGCGAGGCGGTCTCGCCCGAGCGGCTGGCCGCCCTGCTGTCCGAGCGCGTACAGCGACAGCTCGCGGAGACAGCGGCTTCGGCGGACCCGGCGTCCGACGTGACGCTGAACGTCGCCTGCCCCGAGTGCGGTGAGGCCACCCCGGCCGAGCTGGACATCACCTCCTACCTGTGGACCGAACTGGACACCTGGGCACGTGACTTGATGCTCGACGTCCATCTGCTCGCCACCGCCTACGGGTGGAGCGAGCCGGAGATTCTGGCGCTCAGCCCGCTGCGGCGTCGCTACTACCTGGAGCTGTGCGCAGATGCCTGA
- a CDS encoding phage tail protein: MAEFQINAHRFDPYKNFKFLVLWDGRTVAGISKISPLKRTTEVVKHRHGGDPSSPRKSPGRSEFEGVTLERGVTHDPEFDRWANKVWQVGAGLGSEVSLRDFRKDIIIQVLNEAGQVAVSHKLYRAWVSEYQVLGELDANANAVAIQSVKLECEGWERDYEVEEPVEPSFTHPA; this comes from the coding sequence ATGGCTGAGTTCCAGATAAACGCCCATCGCTTCGACCCCTACAAGAATTTCAAGTTCCTGGTCCTCTGGGACGGTCGAACGGTCGCGGGCATCAGCAAGATCAGTCCTCTGAAGCGCACCACCGAGGTGGTCAAGCACCGCCACGGCGGTGACCCGAGTTCACCGCGCAAGTCGCCGGGCCGCTCCGAGTTCGAGGGCGTCACGCTCGAACGCGGTGTCACCCACGACCCCGAATTCGACCGGTGGGCCAACAAGGTCTGGCAGGTCGGGGCCGGGCTCGGCTCGGAGGTCTCGCTGCGGGACTTCCGCAAGGACATCATCATCCAGGTCCTCAACGAGGCCGGGCAGGTGGCCGTCTCGCACAAGCTCTACCGGGCCTGGGTCAGCGAATACCAGGTCCTCGGCGAGCTGGATGCCAACGCCAATGCCGTCGCCATCCAGAGCGTCAAGCTCGAATGCGAGGGCTGGGAGCGGGACTACGAGGTGGAGGAGCCGGTCGAGCCCTCGTTCACCCATCCCGCCTGA
- a CDS encoding phage tail sheath C-terminal domain-containing protein: protein MPTHMGYPGVYIEELPSSIRTIASVTTSVTAFVGHTRRGPLNQPVRVSSFADFERRFGGLTSQSAVGYAVHQFFGNGGTVAVVVRVAKSGTGEDACVTLHSTEGRSECPVLEVHAKEPGVWGSGLRVAVDHDTPDPDRTFNLQILDARGGARESFTGLSMDAGHGRFVETVVNAGSSLVRAKALDEGRPDPSGTVSKPFAAGLPDLNVELKVKFGDVEREFTLYEPDRDGEPPSNVTELALLLERKLRALPDAPGKHAFAGAEVSAFGRRLQVVAGSVDPDDVVRFIGECANDLGLEASVNPPVFPLQGGKDGDPPGPRDLIGSEVRKTGVQALRDVDDVNLLALPELSAYESTDDMVTVLSAAEQLCRERRIFLLVDSPSTWGSVDAARAGIGAFEPVRSNHAGLYYPHLQLNDPLTGRLRSFPPSGAVAGVIARTDGERGVWKAPAGTEARLAGVRSLTVKLTDRENGLLNPLGINCLRTFPVVGPLVWGARTLEGADALDSEWKYVPVRRLALHVEESLYRGLQWVVFEPNAEQLWQQIRLKASAYLNDLFRQGAFKGGTPREAYFVKCDKDTTTDADIDAGVVNVVIGIAPVKPAEFVIVKIQQMAGQFDLP from the coding sequence ATGCCGACGCACATGGGCTATCCCGGCGTTTACATCGAGGAACTTCCCAGCAGCATCCGCACCATCGCATCGGTCACCACTTCGGTGACCGCGTTCGTGGGGCACACCCGCCGAGGTCCGCTCAATCAACCGGTGCGGGTCAGTAGCTTCGCGGACTTCGAGCGTCGCTTCGGCGGACTCACCTCACAGAGTGCGGTCGGCTATGCGGTGCATCAGTTCTTCGGCAACGGCGGCACGGTCGCGGTCGTCGTCCGGGTGGCCAAGAGCGGTACCGGTGAGGATGCCTGCGTCACCCTCCACTCCACCGAGGGACGCAGTGAGTGCCCGGTGCTGGAGGTGCACGCCAAGGAGCCCGGCGTCTGGGGCTCCGGCCTGCGGGTGGCCGTCGACCACGACACCCCGGATCCGGACAGAACGTTCAATCTCCAGATACTCGATGCCCGCGGCGGGGCCCGCGAGTCGTTCACCGGGCTCTCGATGGACGCCGGCCACGGCCGCTTCGTGGAGACGGTCGTCAACGCGGGTTCCTCCCTCGTCCGGGCGAAGGCCCTCGACGAGGGCAGGCCCGACCCGTCCGGCACGGTATCCAAGCCCTTCGCGGCGGGACTGCCTGACTTGAACGTCGAGTTGAAAGTCAAGTTCGGAGATGTGGAGCGCGAGTTCACGCTCTACGAACCGGACCGCGACGGTGAGCCGCCGAGCAACGTGACCGAGCTGGCCCTGCTGCTGGAGCGCAAGCTGCGCGCGCTGCCGGACGCTCCGGGGAAGCACGCTTTCGCCGGGGCCGAGGTCAGTGCCTTCGGACGGCGTCTCCAGGTCGTCGCCGGGTCCGTCGATCCCGACGACGTGGTGCGCTTCATCGGCGAGTGCGCCAACGATCTGGGGCTCGAAGCCTCGGTCAACCCGCCCGTCTTCCCGCTGCAGGGCGGCAAGGACGGTGACCCACCCGGGCCGCGCGACCTGATCGGCAGCGAGGTGCGCAAGACCGGCGTCCAGGCACTGCGTGACGTGGACGACGTCAACCTGCTGGCCCTGCCCGAGCTTTCGGCGTACGAGTCGACCGATGACATGGTCACTGTGCTCTCCGCGGCCGAGCAGCTGTGCCGGGAGCGGCGGATCTTCCTGCTCGTCGACTCGCCGTCGACCTGGGGCAGCGTGGACGCCGCGCGGGCCGGCATCGGCGCGTTCGAGCCCGTACGCAGCAATCACGCGGGGTTGTACTACCCGCATCTGCAGCTCAACGACCCGCTGACCGGTCGGCTGCGTTCCTTCCCGCCCTCGGGTGCCGTCGCAGGTGTCATCGCCCGGACCGACGGCGAGCGCGGTGTCTGGAAGGCGCCGGCCGGGACCGAGGCGCGGCTCGCCGGCGTGCGGTCGCTGACGGTCAAGCTCACCGACCGCGAGAACGGGCTGCTCAATCCGCTGGGCATCAACTGCCTGCGCACCTTCCCCGTGGTCGGCCCGCTGGTGTGGGGTGCCCGCACGCTCGAAGGCGCGGATGCGCTCGACAGCGAGTGGAAGTACGTGCCGGTGCGCCGACTCGCGCTGCATGTCGAGGAGAGCCTGTACCGAGGTCTGCAGTGGGTCGTCTTCGAGCCCAACGCCGAGCAGCTCTGGCAGCAGATCCGGCTGAAGGCGTCCGCGTACCTCAACGACCTGTTCCGGCAGGGTGCGTTCAAGGGCGGTACTCCGCGCGAGGCGTACTTCGTCAAGTGCGACAAGGACACCACCACGGACGCCGATATCGACGCCGGTGTCGTCAACGTCGTCATCGGCATCGCACCGGTGAAGCCCGCGGAGTTCGTCATCGTGAAGATCCAGCAGATGGCCGGGCAGTTCGACCTCCCGTAA
- the msrB gene encoding peptide-methionine (R)-S-oxide reductase MsrB: MSYDIEKPDEEWRAELTPAEYAVLRQAGTEPAFVGEYTDTKTAGVYSCRACGGELFRSDTKFESHCGWPSFYDPKDTDAVELIQDRSLGMVRTEVRCARCGSHLGHVFEGEGYPTPTDQRYCINSISLRLAPDES; encoded by the coding sequence GTGTCGTACGACATCGAGAAGCCGGACGAGGAATGGCGGGCGGAGCTGACGCCCGCGGAGTACGCGGTCCTGCGCCAGGCCGGGACCGAACCGGCGTTCGTCGGTGAGTACACCGACACGAAGACGGCCGGCGTCTACTCCTGCCGGGCCTGTGGCGGCGAGCTGTTCCGCTCGGACACGAAGTTCGAGTCGCACTGCGGCTGGCCGTCCTTCTACGACCCGAAGGACACGGACGCGGTCGAGCTGATCCAGGACCGCAGTCTCGGCATGGTCCGCACCGAGGTGCGGTGCGCGCGCTGCGGCTCGCACCTGGGGCACGTCTTCGAGGGCGAGGGGTACCCCACGCCGACCGACCAGCGGTACTGCATCAACTCGATCTCGCTGCGCCTGGCACCGGACGAGAGCTGA
- the murC gene encoding UDP-N-acetylmuramate--L-alanine ligase gives MAPGIPAAMERPHFIGIGGAGMSGIAKILARRGAKVAGSDAKESGTAEALRALGATVQVGHAAGHLADDATCVVVSSAIRADNPELLRAAELSIPVVHRSDALASLMQGLRAIAVAGTHGKTTTTSMLAVALSELGLDPSYAIGGDLAGPGTNATHGEGDIFVAEADESDRSFQKYDPEVAIVLNVELDHHANYASMDEIYDSFETFVGKIVPGGTLVVSADQSGAVELTRRVRDLSSLNIVTYGESETADVRVHKITPRGLTSEVTVVLNGKFLTFTVSVPGSHYAHNAVAALAAGVALGIPAHNLASALGKYTGVKRRLQLKGEAAGVQVIDSYAHHPTEMTADLEAMRGAASDSRLLVVFQPHLFSRTQELGTEMGQALALADASVVLDIYPAREDPIPGVTSTLIIDAAKAAGADVTAVHDKSAVPEAIAGMAKPGDLVLTMGAGDVTDLGPQILDHLSS, from the coding sequence ATGGCACCCGGTATTCCTGCCGCCATGGAACGACCGCACTTCATCGGCATCGGCGGCGCCGGAATGTCGGGCATCGCGAAGATCCTCGCCCGGCGCGGCGCGAAGGTCGCGGGCAGCGACGCCAAGGAGTCCGGTACGGCCGAGGCCCTGCGGGCACTGGGCGCGACCGTCCAGGTCGGGCACGCCGCCGGTCATCTGGCGGACGACGCGACCTGCGTGGTCGTCTCCAGCGCCATCCGCGCCGACAACCCGGAGCTGCTGCGCGCCGCCGAGCTGTCGATCCCCGTCGTGCACCGATCGGACGCGCTCGCCTCGCTGATGCAGGGCCTGCGCGCCATCGCCGTCGCCGGCACCCACGGCAAGACGACCACCACGTCGATGCTGGCCGTCGCCCTCTCCGAGCTGGGCCTCGACCCGTCGTACGCCATCGGCGGCGACCTGGCCGGCCCCGGCACCAACGCGACGCACGGCGAGGGCGACATCTTCGTCGCCGAGGCCGACGAGAGCGACCGCAGCTTCCAGAAGTACGACCCCGAGGTCGCGATCGTTCTCAACGTGGAACTGGACCACCACGCGAATTACGCCTCGATGGACGAGATCTACGACTCCTTCGAGACGTTCGTCGGGAAGATCGTCCCCGGTGGCACCCTGGTCGTCTCCGCGGACCAGTCCGGCGCGGTCGAGCTGACGAGGCGCGTACGCGATCTCTCCTCCCTGAACATCGTCACGTACGGCGAGTCCGAGACCGCCGACGTACGCGTCCACAAGATCACCCCGCGCGGTCTGACCAGCGAAGTCACGGTCGTCCTGAACGGCAAGTTCCTCACCTTCACGGTCTCCGTCCCGGGCAGCCACTACGCCCACAACGCGGTCGCCGCGCTGGCCGCCGGTGTCGCACTGGGCATCCCGGCCCACAACCTGGCCTCAGCGCTCGGCAAGTACACCGGGGTCAAGCGCCGCCTCCAGCTCAAGGGCGAGGCTGCGGGCGTCCAGGTCATCGACTCGTACGCGCACCACCCGACGGAGATGACCGCCGACCTCGAAGCGATGCGCGGCGCCGCTTCCGACTCGCGCCTGCTGGTCGTCTTCCAGCCGCATCTCTTCTCCCGCACCCAGGAGCTCGGTACGGAGATGGGCCAGGCCCTCGCCCTCGCCGACGCCTCCGTGGTCCTGGACATCTACCCGGCCCGCGAGGACCCGATCCCCGGCGTCACCAGCACCCTGATCATCGACGCGGCGAAGGCGGCCGGCGCCGACGTCACCGCCGTCCACGACAAGTCGGCGGTCCCCGAGGCCATCGCGGGAATGGCGAAGCCCGGCGACCTCGTTCTCACCATGGGCGCGGGCGACGTCACGGACCTCGGCCCGCAGATCCTGGACCACCTGTCGAGCTGA
- a CDS encoding pyrimidine reductase family protein codes for MRRLFPVTDQTPAAEAGEWSLDELADAYAYPEGDGPWLRANMVSTLDGAAQHDGRSQPISCETDMRIFGTLRGLADVVVVGAETVRMEGYRPARAREAFAARRAAAGQGPAPAIAVVSGSLDLDFSLPLFVSPLVPTLVLTGNGAPPARIEAARKAGAEVVTAGEGSRVDPVRAVRELADRGLDRQLAEGGPRLLGQFIAAGVLDELCLTLSPMLTAGDAQRIAGGPAVAVPERFTLASLLEEAGFLFTRYRRI; via the coding sequence ATGCGACGCCTCTTCCCTGTGACCGACCAGACACCGGCTGCCGAAGCGGGGGAGTGGAGTCTGGACGAGCTGGCCGACGCCTATGCGTACCCCGAAGGGGACGGTCCGTGGCTGCGCGCCAACATGGTCTCCACGCTCGACGGCGCCGCCCAGCACGACGGCCGCTCGCAGCCGATCTCCTGCGAGACGGACATGCGGATCTTCGGTACGTTGCGCGGGCTGGCCGATGTCGTCGTGGTGGGTGCGGAGACCGTGCGCATGGAGGGTTACCGGCCGGCCCGGGCCCGGGAGGCCTTCGCCGCGCGGCGGGCGGCGGCCGGGCAGGGGCCCGCACCGGCGATCGCCGTGGTCAGCGGCAGTCTGGATCTGGACTTCTCGCTTCCGCTGTTCGTCTCGCCGCTCGTCCCGACCCTCGTCCTCACCGGCAACGGCGCGCCGCCGGCTCGGATCGAAGCGGCCCGGAAGGCGGGCGCCGAGGTGGTGACCGCGGGGGAGGGCTCCCGGGTGGACCCCGTCAGGGCCGTACGGGAACTCGCGGACCGCGGGCTCGACCGGCAGCTGGCGGAGGGCGGACCCCGGTTGCTCGGTCAGTTCATCGCTGCGGGGGTGCTGGACGAGCTGTGTCTGACCCTCTCGCCGATGCTGACCGCCGGGGACGCCCAGCGGATCGCCGGAGGTCCGGCGGTGGCGGTGCCGGAACGATTCACCCTGGCGTCGCTGCTGGAGGAGGCCGGGTTCCTGTTCACTCGGTACCGTCGGATCTGA
- the zapE gene encoding cell division protein ZapE, whose product MSSSTAVPGQSPIAETAPLSLCALEPHVPADRLVAEMVPPPRFDSVRFDTYVPDPDQPSQVEAVKVLSGFATGLGGAHATGTGKRKWFGRKAAPVAGPLGVYLDGGYGVGKTHLLASLWHATPAAPSLKAFGTFVELTNLVGALGFQQTVQTLSGHRLLCIDEFELDDPGDTVLVSSLLSRLVEAGVALAATSNTLPGKLGEGRFAAADFLREIQGLSSHFRPLRIDGEDYRHRGLPAAPAPYSDEQVTRAAYATAGASLDDFPALLDHLARVHPSRYGALTDGVRAVCLTDVQPVPDQSTALRLVVLADRLYDREIPVLASGLPFDRLFSDEMLNGGYRKKYFRAISRLTALARDAKGLVAQ is encoded by the coding sequence GTGTCGTCATCCACCGCCGTGCCTGGGCAGAGTCCCATAGCCGAAACGGCCCCGCTGTCCCTGTGCGCCCTTGAGCCGCACGTCCCTGCCGACCGTCTGGTCGCCGAGATGGTGCCGCCGCCGCGCTTCGACTCGGTGCGCTTCGACACGTACGTCCCCGACCCCGACCAGCCCAGTCAGGTCGAGGCGGTCAAGGTCCTCAGCGGGTTCGCGACCGGGCTCGGCGGCGCGCACGCGACCGGTACCGGCAAGCGCAAGTGGTTCGGCAGGAAGGCTGCGCCGGTGGCCGGACCGCTCGGCGTGTATCTCGACGGCGGTTACGGAGTCGGCAAGACGCACCTGCTGGCCTCGCTCTGGCACGCCACGCCCGCCGCCCCGTCGCTCAAGGCGTTCGGCACCTTCGTGGAGCTGACAAATCTGGTCGGCGCCCTGGGCTTCCAGCAGACCGTGCAGACACTCAGCGGGCACCGGCTGCTCTGCATCGACGAATTCGAGCTCGACGACCCGGGCGACACCGTCCTCGTGTCGTCGCTGCTCAGCAGGCTGGTCGAAGCGGGGGTCGCGCTGGCCGCCACCTCCAACACGCTGCCCGGCAAGCTCGGCGAGGGGCGCTTCGCCGCCGCCGACTTCCTGCGGGAGATCCAGGGCCTGTCCTCGCACTTCCGTCCGCTGCGGATCGACGGCGAGGACTACCGGCACCGTGGGCTGCCCGCGGCCCCCGCCCCGTACTCCGACGAGCAGGTCACCAGGGCGGCGTACGCCACCGCGGGCGCGAGTCTGGACGACTTCCCGGCACTGCTCGACCATCTGGCCCGTGTCCATCCGAGCCGGTACGGGGCGCTGACGGACGGCGTCCGGGCGGTCTGCCTCACCGACGTGCAGCCGGTGCCGGACCAGTCGACGGCGCTGCGGCTCGTGGTACTCGCCGACCGGCTGTACGACCGGGAGATACCGGTGCTCGCCTCCGGGCTCCCGTTCGACCGGCTGTTCAGTGACGAGATGCTGAACGGGGGGTACCGGAAGAAGTACTTCCGGGCGATCTCCCGGCTGACGGCGCTGGCGCGCGACGCAAAGGGACTGGTGGCGCAGTAG
- a CDS encoding OsmC family protein produces the protein MATTRQAHTVWEGNLIEGEGVVTFDSSGIGDYAVSWPSRAEKANGKTSPEELIAAAHSSCFSMALSNGLTTAGNAPTRLNTQAEVTFQPGTGITGIHLTVQGEVPGLDEAGFVKAAEDAKANCPVSQALTGTTITLTASLV, from the coding sequence ATGGCAACCACGCGTCAGGCGCACACGGTCTGGGAAGGCAACCTGATCGAGGGCGAGGGCGTTGTCACGTTCGACTCCTCCGGCATCGGGGACTACGCGGTGTCGTGGCCGTCCCGCGCGGAAAAGGCGAACGGCAAGACCAGCCCGGAGGAGCTCATCGCGGCGGCGCACTCCAGTTGCTTCTCGATGGCGCTGTCCAACGGTCTGACCACGGCCGGCAACGCGCCGACCCGGCTGAACACCCAGGCCGAGGTCACGTTCCAGCCCGGCACCGGCATCACCGGCATCCACCTCACCGTGCAGGGCGAGGTGCCCGGTCTCGACGAGGCGGGCTTCGTCAAGGCTGCCGAGGACGCCAAGGCGAACTGCCCGGTCAGCCAGGCGCTCACGGGCACGACGATCACCCTGACCGCTTCGCTCGTCTGA
- a CDS encoding alkaline phosphatase PhoX: MSSAPARRLATRRQVLAGSGATAVSIAFAGAFSELFAGTAAARGHRGYGPLVPDPDGLLDLPKGFRYRVLSREGDRLRSGEGPVPSNHDGMAAFAGHRGRVHLVRNHENRVTAKIAVPAVDGLTYDPMGKGGCTALELDSRGAVLGERVAIAGTAVNCAGGRTPWNTWLTCEETEDRAGTNGYTKDHGFIFEVDGADPHRTGAVPLTAMGRFQHEAIAIDPNNGIVYETEDAFEKPFGLFYRFLPEKPLGGTGSLRAGGELQAMRVPGVPDLSVIQETGASFDRIEWVPVPDPQAAGTPIRLQDFGPKGITHAQKLEGCYWGGSSVYFVSSFAQSAAGSAADHFGQVWRYEPKRRRLTLVVVFGPGTDVQLPGESPDNICLTSDGGLMVCEDGNGAQHVFGVTRSGEVYAMARGRQNIGTPQEPEWGEFAGVTFAPDGGTMFVNCYTPGTTFAVTGPWR, translated from the coding sequence ATGTCATCTGCACCAGCACGACGACTCGCAACACGCCGACAGGTCCTGGCCGGCAGCGGCGCGACCGCTGTCTCGATCGCCTTCGCCGGGGCCTTCTCCGAACTCTTCGCGGGCACCGCCGCCGCCCGTGGCCACAGGGGCTACGGACCGCTGGTCCCCGACCCGGACGGCCTGCTCGACCTGCCGAAGGGGTTCCGCTACCGGGTGCTGTCCCGGGAGGGCGACCGGCTCCGCTCCGGCGAGGGCCCGGTGCCCAGCAACCACGACGGCATGGCCGCCTTCGCCGGCCACCGGGGCCGCGTCCACCTCGTCCGCAACCACGAGAACCGGGTCACCGCGAAGATCGCGGTCCCGGCCGTCGACGGCCTCACCTACGACCCGATGGGCAAGGGCGGCTGCACAGCACTGGAGCTCGACAGCCGCGGCGCCGTCCTCGGTGAACGCGTGGCCATCGCCGGCACCGCGGTGAACTGCGCGGGCGGCCGCACCCCTTGGAACACCTGGCTGACCTGCGAGGAGACCGAGGACCGGGCCGGCACCAACGGCTACACCAAGGACCACGGCTTCATCTTCGAGGTGGACGGCGCCGACCCGCACCGCACCGGAGCCGTGCCACTCACCGCGATGGGCCGGTTCCAGCACGAGGCGATCGCGATCGATCCGAACAACGGGATCGTCTACGAGACGGAGGACGCGTTCGAGAAGCCGTTCGGGCTCTTCTACCGCTTCCTGCCGGAGAAACCACTGGGCGGCACGGGCTCCTTGCGGGCCGGCGGCGAACTGCAGGCCATGCGGGTGCCCGGCGTCCCCGACCTCTCCGTCATCCAGGAGACCGGTGCGAGCTTCGACCGGATCGAGTGGGTCCCCGTACCGGATCCGCAGGCCGCGGGAACGCCCATCCGGCTGCAGGACTTCGGCCCGAAGGGCATCACGCATGCCCAGAAGCTGGAGGGCTGCTACTGGGGCGGCTCGTCGGTCTACTTCGTCTCCAGCTTCGCGCAGAGTGCGGCGGGGTCGGCGGCCGACCACTTCGGCCAGGTGTGGCGGTACGAACCGAAGCGCCGCCGCCTCACCCTGGTGGTCGTGTTCGGCCCGGGTACGGATGTCCAACTGCCCGGCGAGTCCCCCGACAACATCTGCCTGACGTCCGACGGCGGGCTGATGGTGTGCGAGGACGGCAACGGCGCCCAGCATGTGTTCGGTGTGACGCGGAGCGGCGAGGTGTACGCGATGGCGCGCGGCCGGCAGAACATCGGTACGCCCCAGGAGCCCGAGTGGGGCGAGTTCGCCGGGGTCACGTTCGCGCCGGACGGCGGAACGATGTTCGTCAACTGCTACACGCCCGGGACGACGTTCGCCGTGACGGGCCCTTGGCGCTGA
- a CDS encoding ABC transporter, protein MTALIRYQAALLLRSQRWLAPVLLYAVLLAVGVQSGQPVLDSLGYAAAALLPVTAWLVQLCATQEPPAARTVAAAVAGQPKVHLASLLTAVGCAGLLGTAATAIVLLISDPANADHTVRVPLLLAGLAGLLAAACCALLGAAVGALCTRPVLHRRGWSIAATALAALLSLVTTGSPAKYAVTGLVTGSLTGAVHIPVVPLICAAAVAAAVGTVVCRLTSLRDSP, encoded by the coding sequence ATGACCGCGCTGATCCGCTACCAGGCCGCCCTGCTGCTCCGCTCCCAGCGCTGGCTCGCCCCCGTCCTGCTGTACGCGGTCCTCCTCGCCGTGGGAGTCCAGTCGGGGCAGCCCGTGCTCGACTCACTCGGTTACGCCGCCGCCGCGCTCCTGCCGGTCACCGCCTGGCTCGTCCAGCTCTGCGCCACCCAGGAGCCGCCCGCCGCCCGGACCGTCGCCGCCGCCGTGGCCGGGCAGCCGAAGGTCCACCTGGCATCGCTGCTCACCGCCGTGGGCTGCGCCGGACTGCTGGGTACGGCGGCCACCGCGATCGTGCTGCTGATCAGCGATCCGGCCAACGCCGACCACACGGTCCGCGTTCCGCTGCTGCTCGCCGGACTCGCCGGGCTGCTCGCCGCCGCCTGCTGCGCGTTGCTCGGAGCGGCGGTCGGCGCGCTGTGCACGCGCCCGGTGCTGCACCGCCGCGGCTGGTCGATCGCGGCCACCGCGCTCGCCGCCCTGCTGTCCCTGGTGACCACCGGCTCGCCCGCGAAGTACGCGGTCACGGGGCTGGTCACCGGATCGCTGACCGGGGCGGTCCACATCCCTGTCGTGCCGCTGATCTGCGCCGCCGCCGTGGCCGCGGCGGTGGGGACGGTCGTCTGCCGGCTCACTTCGCTGCGGGACAGCCCTTAG
- a CDS encoding ATP-binding cassette domain-containing protein, with amino-acid sequence MLRGVDLDLPAHTLIRIEGANGSGKSTLLRLLAGIDAPTEGRITGRRPRTAYVPERFPAALPFTAAGYLVHLGRIHGLRTAEATGRAQAWLARFGAADHARTPLSELSKGTSQKVAVAQALLAEPELLVLDEAWTGLDTAARDELDRAVAERVTAGATVVFVDHDPRRLAGVIDTTHRVEGLGLVPVAAREAAYETGPRVRIEVTGASGTTLPAGLPGAPVQEPGPDGTLRLMVAAVHSDALLRALLTARPPWHIRQLSAAAAPEPAPRTESSRIP; translated from the coding sequence GTGCTGCGCGGGGTCGACCTCGACCTGCCCGCGCACACCCTGATCCGGATCGAGGGCGCCAACGGTTCGGGCAAATCGACCCTGCTGAGGCTGCTCGCGGGGATCGACGCCCCGACCGAGGGGCGGATCACCGGCCGCAGGCCGCGTACGGCCTACGTTCCCGAGCGTTTCCCGGCGGCGCTGCCCTTCACCGCGGCCGGGTACCTCGTCCACCTGGGCCGGATCCACGGCCTGCGCACCGCCGAGGCGACCGGGCGGGCGCAGGCATGGCTGGCCCGGTTCGGGGCCGCCGACCATGCCCGTACACCGCTGTCGGAACTCTCCAAGGGCACCAGCCAGAAGGTCGCCGTGGCCCAGGCCCTCCTCGCCGAACCGGAACTCCTCGTCCTGGACGAGGCATGGACCGGCCTGGACACCGCCGCCCGCGACGAACTGGACCGCGCCGTCGCGGAACGGGTCACGGCCGGAGCCACCGTCGTCTTCGTCGACCACGATCCGCGCCGGCTGGCGGGCGTGATCGACACTACCCACCGGGTCGAGGGGCTCGGGCTCGTCCCCGTAGCGGCGCGGGAGGCGGCGTACGAGACCGGGCCGCGGGTACGGATCGAGGTCACCGGTGCGTCCGGGACCACCCTTCCGGCTGGGCTGCCCGGCGCCCCCGTGCAGGAACCCGGACCCGACGGCACCCTGCGGCTCATGGTCGCGGCCGTGCACTCGGACGCGCTCCTTCGTGCCCTGCTGACGGCCCGGCCGCCGTGGCACATCCGGCAGCTGTCGGCGGCGGCAGCACCGGAACCGGCACCCCGAACCGAATCGTCCCGGATCCCATGA